The bacterium genome has a segment encoding these proteins:
- the secE gene encoding preprotein translocase subunit SecE has product MVNRLSSYLRETSQELKRVSWPSIAELKESTVVVMVTVAVITVLLFAVDKILDLGIKTIISLA; this is encoded by the coding sequence ATGGTGAACCGGTTGTCCAGCTACCTTCGGGAGACTTCCCAGGAGCTGAAGAGGGTGTCCTGGCCCAGCATCGCTGAGCTGAAGGAGTCGACGGTGGTCGTCATGGTGACGGTCGCGGTCATCACCGTGCTGCTGTTCGCCGTGGACAAGATCCTGGACCTGGGCATCAAGACGATCATCTCCCTGGCCTAG
- the rpmG gene encoding 50S ribosomal protein L33, whose protein sequence is MRDIITLACPECKMRNYTTKKNKRLHPDRVEHKKYCPRCNKHTPHKETR, encoded by the coding sequence ATGCGAGACATCATTACCCTCGCTTGCCCCGAGTGCAAGATGAGGAACTACACGACCAAGAAGAACAAGCGCCTGCACCCCGACCGGGTGGAGCACAAGAAGTACTGTCCGCGTTGCAACAAGCACACGCCGCACAAGGAAACGCGCTAG